One region of Vigna angularis cultivar LongXiaoDou No.4 chromosome 10, ASM1680809v1, whole genome shotgun sequence genomic DNA includes:
- the LOC108334642 gene encoding 60S ribosomal protein L13-1, which yields MVKHNNVIPSGHFRKHWQNYVKTWFNQPARKTRRRLARQKKAVKIFPRPTAGPLRPIVHGQTLKYNMKVRAGRGFSLEELKAAGIPKKLAPTIGISVDHRRKNRSLESLQTNVQRLKTYKAKLVVFPRRARKVKAGDSTSEELANATQVQGSYLPIAREKPAVELVKVTDDMKAFKAYYKLRLERTNKRHYGARLKKAAEAEKEDKK from the exons ATGGTTAAGCATAACAATGTCATCCCCAGCGGACACTTCCGCAAGCATTGGCAAAACTATGTGAAGACATGGTTTAATCAGCCAGCACGGAAGACTAGAAGACGATTGG CTCGTCAGAAGAAAGCTGTGAAGATTTTCCCCAGACCCACTGCAGGACCCCTTAGACCTATTGTACATGGTCAAACTTTGAAATACAATATGAAAGTTAGAGCTGGCAGAGGATTTTCTCTTGAAGAGCTGAAG GCTGCTGGTATTCCCAAAAAGCTTGCTCCAACGATTGGAATTTCTGTGGACCACCGCCGTAAGAACCGTTCTTTGGAAAGTCTGCAAACAAATGTGCAGAGGCTGAAAACATACAAGGCCAAATTGGTTGTCTTCCCAAGAAGGGCACGCAAGGTCAAG GCTGGCGATTCTACTTCTGAGGAACTTGCAAATGCTACACAAGTACAGGGTTCATACTTACCTATTGCTAGGGAGAAGCCGGCTGTTGAACTTGTGAAGGTCACGGATGACATGAAGGCATTCAAAGCTTATTACAAGCTAAGACTTGAGCGCACAAACAAGCGCCATTACGGTGCCAGACTGAAGAAGGCTGCTGAGGCAGAGAAGGAAGACAAAAAGTGA